The following proteins come from a genomic window of Nocardiopsis sp. YSL2:
- a CDS encoding erythromycin esterase family protein produces MSLSDYGLRADPGPAVGRLLDTWGRTPLVLGMGEPTHGVEKFLLLRNEVFAHLVEHRGFRSFALETDCLTAATVDDHVTGRTDGLDLGTALSHGFGAFAGNRALVAWMREYNEEREPGERVRFHGVDSPLEISGAASPRAALEAASAYLGEHLGRVPFEGLADIDDAAWENPAAMMDPSASVGGGAEARALRVAADDMMGVFESEAPGLRRADSDEGYERALLFARTGRGLLRYHAAMASDAPDRVARMLGLRDAMMADHLLAVARTGAPCLVSAHNTHLRRCRSTVDFGGTDQHWWSAGAVAASLIGDGYAVIGTDSDTVASGEPSLQAALADATRDRALFPVERLGDLRDLPPAASADYRYIPLSGLDGVDAVAFVTGVRLDELPNSY; encoded by the coding sequence ATGTCCCTGTCCGACTACGGCCTGCGCGCCGATCCGGGCCCCGCGGTGGGGCGACTCCTGGACACGTGGGGGCGCACCCCCCTGGTGCTGGGGATGGGCGAACCGACGCACGGCGTGGAGAAGTTCCTGCTGTTGCGCAACGAGGTGTTCGCCCACCTGGTGGAGCACCGGGGCTTCCGTTCCTTCGCGCTGGAGACCGACTGCCTGACCGCGGCGACCGTCGACGACCACGTCACCGGCCGGACGGACGGTCTCGACCTCGGCACGGCCCTCAGCCACGGGTTCGGTGCCTTCGCGGGCAACCGCGCACTGGTGGCGTGGATGCGCGAGTACAACGAGGAGCGCGAACCCGGCGAGCGGGTCAGGTTCCACGGTGTGGACTCACCGCTGGAGATCTCGGGTGCGGCGAGCCCGCGAGCGGCCCTGGAGGCGGCGAGCGCGTACCTGGGCGAGCACCTCGGCCGTGTTCCGTTCGAGGGGCTCGCGGACATCGACGACGCCGCCTGGGAGAACCCGGCGGCGATGATGGACCCCTCGGCCTCCGTCGGCGGCGGCGCCGAGGCCCGCGCCCTGCGCGTGGCGGCCGACGACATGATGGGCGTCTTCGAGTCCGAGGCCCCGGGCCTGCGGCGGGCCGACTCCGACGAGGGGTACGAACGCGCGCTCCTGTTCGCCCGGACGGGGCGGGGGCTGCTGCGCTACCACGCGGCCATGGCCTCGGACGCCCCCGACCGGGTGGCCCGGATGCTCGGTCTGCGGGACGCGATGATGGCGGACCACCTCCTGGCGGTCGCCCGGACCGGGGCTCCGTGCCTGGTCTCCGCGCACAACACCCACCTGCGGCGCTGCCGTTCGACCGTGGACTTCGGCGGGACGGACCAGCACTGGTGGAGCGCCGGTGCCGTCGCGGCGTCGTTGATCGGGGACGGCTACGCGGTCATCGGCACCGACTCCGACACGGTGGCCTCCGGTGAACCGAGCCTCCAGGCCGCGTTGGCGGACGCCACGCGGGACCGGGCGCTGTTCCCGGTGGAGCGGTTGGGCGACCTGCGCGACCTGCCGCCGGCCGCGTCCGCGGACTACCGGTACATTCCGCTCTCCGGCCTCGACGGCGTCGACGCGGTCGCCTTCGTCACGGGAGTCCGGCTGGACGAACTGCCGAATTCCTACTGA
- a CDS encoding MerR family DNA-binding transcriptional regulator produces the protein MRPIDLAREHGLSAQAVRNYEDEGILPSAERSPSGYRRYTALHAQALRAFLALRAGFGHATAVRVMRAAGRDDEAALFRLVDQAHADLLQERRTLDEVTAALGDLTADPEPRAGGVTVGALAHRLRMHPASLRKWERAGILRPERDPATGYRLYTPDAVRDAHAAAQLRRGGHGLAQIADFVARLRSAGGPEALDDLLRQWRERISRRSRAMLAAGRPLDDYLTLLARSRPGPFPGP, from the coding sequence ATGCGACCGATCGACCTCGCCCGTGAGCACGGGCTCTCCGCCCAGGCGGTGCGCAACTACGAGGACGAGGGGATCCTGCCGTCCGCCGAACGCAGTCCCAGCGGGTACCGCCGCTACACGGCCCTCCACGCGCAGGCCCTGCGCGCCTTCCTCGCCCTGCGCGCCGGATTCGGTCACGCGACGGCGGTGCGGGTGATGCGGGCCGCCGGCCGCGACGACGAGGCGGCCCTGTTCCGCCTGGTCGACCAGGCGCACGCCGACCTCCTGCAGGAGCGCCGGACGCTCGACGAGGTCACCGCGGCGCTCGGCGACCTGACCGCCGACCCGGAGCCGCGCGCGGGCGGTGTGACCGTCGGAGCGCTCGCCCACCGGCTCCGGATGCACCCCGCCTCGCTGCGCAAGTGGGAGCGGGCCGGGATCCTGCGGCCCGAGCGCGACCCGGCCACGGGGTACCGCCTCTACACGCCGGACGCGGTCCGCGACGCCCACGCGGCCGCGCAGCTGCGGCGCGGCGGCCACGGGCTGGCCCAGATCGCCGACTTCGTGGCACGGCTCCGCTCCGCCGGCGGCCCCGAGGCCCTCGACGACCTCCTGCGGCAGTGGCGCGAGCGCATCTCCCGGCGGAGCCGGGCCATGCTCGCGGCGGGCCGTCCCCTCGACGACTACCTGACTCTGCTCGCGCGCTCCCGGCCCGGGCCGTTCCCGGGCCCCTGA
- a CDS encoding pectinesterase family protein, translating into MRTPPTTVPRRAALPLALAGVLGAFAFTGTTANTTIEATPVSETTTVITVAADGSGDYTSVQDAVDAAPSDSAERVTLRIGAGVYDEPVVIPSSKPNLTLVGATGDPRDVVITHDRAAGLPKPGGGTWGTSGSASVVISGDDVHTRDLTFENSFLREEHPEVTSTQAVAVRTTGDRLVFDNVRFLGHQDTLYANSPNTQTTSRQYYRNCYVEGDVDFVFGRGTAVFHGCEIRSLDRGSGTDNGYVTAPSTPPEQEFGFLFTESCFTSDAPPESVYLGRPWVPSSDPDARPQALIRDSWMGRHFKEQGWIEMSSGHDWRRFQLREFANSGPGALTTPDRPQMSAEEAAGHTAEAYLAGADGWNPVREPARPVCTARGR; encoded by the coding sequence GTGCGCACTCCTCCGACCACGGTGCCGCGACGCGCCGCCCTCCCCCTCGCTCTCGCGGGTGTCCTGGGCGCGTTCGCCTTCACCGGAACCACCGCGAACACGACCATCGAGGCGACCCCAGTGAGCGAAACGACCACCGTGATCACCGTCGCGGCCGACGGCTCCGGCGACTACACCAGCGTTCAGGACGCGGTCGACGCCGCGCCCTCCGACTCCGCCGAGCGCGTGACGCTGAGGATCGGCGCGGGCGTCTACGACGAGCCCGTGGTCATCCCTTCCTCCAAGCCGAACCTGACCCTGGTCGGAGCGACCGGCGACCCGAGGGACGTCGTGATCACCCATGACCGCGCGGCCGGTCTGCCCAAGCCGGGCGGCGGGACGTGGGGGACCTCGGGCAGCGCCAGCGTCGTCATCTCCGGCGACGACGTGCACACCCGCGACCTGACCTTCGAGAACTCCTTCCTGCGCGAGGAGCACCCGGAGGTCACCTCCACCCAGGCGGTGGCGGTCCGCACCACCGGCGACCGCCTGGTGTTCGACAACGTCCGCTTCCTGGGCCACCAGGACACGCTCTACGCCAACTCGCCCAACACGCAGACCACCTCGCGGCAGTACTACCGGAACTGCTACGTGGAGGGTGACGTGGACTTCGTCTTCGGCCGCGGCACGGCCGTCTTCCACGGGTGCGAGATCCGCTCCCTGGACCGCGGCAGCGGCACCGACAACGGGTACGTGACGGCGCCCAGCACGCCGCCGGAACAGGAGTTCGGCTTCCTGTTCACGGAGTCCTGCTTCACCAGCGACGCCCCGCCGGAGTCGGTCTACCTGGGCCGGCCGTGGGTGCCCAGCTCCGACCCGGACGCCCGCCCCCAGGCGCTGATCCGCGACTCCTGGATGGGACGGCACTTCAAGGAACAGGGCTGGATCGAGATGTCCTCCGGACACGACTGGCGCCGGTTCCAGCTGCGTGAGTTCGCCAACAGCGGTCCCGGCGCACTGACCACGCCGGACCGTCCGCAGATGAGCGCGGAGGAGGCCGCCGGCCACACCGCCGAGGCCTACCTCGCGGGTGCCGACGGCTGGAACCCGGTCCGCGAGCCCGCCCGGCCGGTGTGCACGGCGCGGGGCCGGTAG
- a CDS encoding rhamnogalacturonan acetylesterase, which translates to MIIRRSFLAASAAVLGAPLLATPAWAAPGRAPRLFVTGDSTASTYAAHEAPRTGWGQALDLFLGRGATVDNRALSGASSKSFADLGLLDGVLADIRPGDYLLASFGHNDSKSADPDRYTEPWSTYQEQLTVYLDGARERGAHPVLVTSVERRRFTGDGAPRESHGDYPAAMRDLADREGVPLIDLTALSLELWGELGPEGTKSHFLWLDPGTHANYPDGVQDNTHFQAHGAIEVARLVAAALKRQRVLHPAFVRRLGDSLPDSAVTWPAERPV; encoded by the coding sequence ATGATCATCCGACGCAGCTTCCTCGCCGCCTCCGCGGCCGTCCTCGGCGCTCCACTGCTCGCCACCCCCGCCTGGGCGGCCCCCGGCCGGGCACCGCGCCTGTTCGTCACGGGCGACTCCACCGCCTCCACCTACGCCGCCCACGAAGCGCCCCGGACCGGTTGGGGACAGGCCCTCGACCTCTTCCTCGGCCGCGGCGCGACCGTGGACAACCGCGCCCTGTCCGGCGCCAGCTCCAAGAGCTTCGCCGACCTGGGCCTGTTGGACGGCGTCCTGGCCGACATCCGCCCCGGCGACTACCTGCTCGCCTCCTTCGGCCACAACGACTCCAAGTCCGCCGACCCCGACCGCTACACCGAACCCTGGAGCACCTACCAGGAGCAGCTCACCGTCTACCTCGACGGCGCCCGCGAGCGCGGCGCCCATCCGGTCCTGGTGACGTCGGTCGAACGCCGCCGCTTCACCGGCGACGGGGCGCCCCGTGAGTCCCACGGCGACTACCCCGCGGCCATGCGCGACCTGGCCGACCGGGAGGGCGTACCCCTGATCGACCTCACCGCGCTCAGCCTGGAGCTGTGGGGCGAACTGGGCCCCGAGGGCACCAAGAGCCACTTCCTGTGGCTGGACCCGGGCACCCACGCCAACTACCCGGACGGCGTCCAGGACAACACCCACTTCCAGGCGCACGGCGCGATCGAGGTCGCGCGCCTGGTCGCCGCCGCGCTCAAGCGGCAGCGCGTCCTGCACCCCGCCTTCGTCCGCCGGCTCGGCGACAGCCTTCCCGACTCCGCGGTGACCTGGCCCGCCGAGCGTCCCGTCTAG
- a CDS encoding Dps family protein, translating to MTSTDRSTETPRPRSSQPWLHQRGKEIQEFGSVRQLPVGLSYNTRMYSCQRLNQVLADTQILHSLYKKHHWLMRGQTFYQLHLLMDKHADEQTALVDSIAERIQTLGGVALGDPRHVAEITNIPRPPNGVEEVPAMLSRLLEAHETILSDSHDAAARTQEQGDDGTNDLLVSDVIRTGELQAWFLAEHLVDTPIVHS from the coding sequence GTGACGAGCACGGACCGTTCGACGGAGACGCCCAGGCCACGCAGCAGTCAGCCGTGGCTGCACCAGAGGGGGAAGGAGATCCAGGAGTTCGGGTCGGTCCGCCAGCTGCCGGTGGGGTTGTCGTACAACACGCGGATGTACTCCTGCCAACGCCTCAACCAGGTCCTGGCCGACACGCAGATCCTGCACAGCCTGTACAAGAAGCACCACTGGCTGATGCGGGGCCAGACCTTCTACCAGCTGCACCTGCTGATGGACAAGCACGCCGACGAGCAGACCGCGCTGGTCGACAGCATCGCCGAGCGCATCCAGACGCTGGGCGGTGTGGCCCTGGGGGACCCCAGGCACGTCGCGGAGATCACCAACATCCCCCGGCCCCCGAACGGTGTCGAGGAGGTGCCCGCGATGCTCTCGCGCCTGCTCGAAGCACACGAGACCATCCTGAGCGACTCCCACGACGCCGCGGCCCGCACGCAGGAGCAGGGCGACGACGGCACGAACGACCTACTGGTGTCGGACGTGATCCGCACCGGGGAGCTCCAGGCCTGGTTCCTGGCCGAGCACCTGGTGGACACCCCGATCGTGCACTCGTAG
- a CDS encoding CdaR family transcriptional regulator: MGREERALVGAELARDRAALVDRIVAEVYERVPAYQALHESQLTEVRAIAAWLVTRSLELWTAGAAGLAPEDVERLRGVGRARAADGRSIDAVVRAHRVGSAAAVRLVAEASADRLDAADVFALSELWLTAIDQISESLSVGHTEAARLLDTDVERARRTFLDDLLIGRQSSRGAVRDRARILGLTPPDPAVLVVAEPASQPSGTAPRPASGSGQGSGPVTGSVAGTGSGSGPTVSVPGAMALLDLIEPTGADPLLTTRAGRAVLLVAPADAAQVTAVLGGRPWRGCVLAPRALTGMSAAYRLADDALETAPPHAFGHEGVLGEADACVLALLNGGPATPDAVRRAALGPLLSEGNAHLLETLRTYFGAGAATTAADTLHVHPQTLRYRLRQVRELTGHDPHRPWPRFVLETACAIAP, encoded by the coding sequence ATGGGCCGCGAGGAGCGCGCCCTCGTGGGCGCCGAGCTGGCACGCGACCGGGCCGCCCTGGTGGACCGGATCGTCGCCGAGGTGTACGAGCGCGTACCCGCCTACCAGGCGCTGCACGAGTCGCAGCTCACGGAGGTCCGTGCGATCGCCGCCTGGCTGGTCACCCGTTCGCTGGAGCTGTGGACGGCCGGTGCCGCCGGGCTCGCCCCGGAGGACGTGGAGCGGCTGCGCGGCGTGGGCCGGGCCCGGGCGGCGGACGGGCGCTCCATCGACGCGGTGGTGCGGGCCCACCGGGTGGGGTCGGCTGCGGCGGTCCGGCTGGTGGCGGAGGCCTCGGCCGACCGGCTCGACGCCGCCGACGTGTTCGCCCTGAGCGAACTGTGGCTGACCGCCATCGACCAGATCTCCGAGAGCCTGTCGGTGGGCCACACCGAGGCTGCGCGACTGCTGGACACCGACGTCGAGCGGGCCCGGCGGACCTTCCTCGACGACCTCCTCATCGGCCGCCAGTCCTCGCGCGGGGCGGTCCGCGACCGGGCGCGCATCCTGGGCCTCACCCCGCCGGACCCGGCCGTGCTGGTCGTGGCCGAGCCCGCGTCCCAGCCCTCCGGCACCGCGCCGCGCCCGGCTTCCGGCTCCGGCCAGGGATCGGGGCCCGTCACGGGCTCGGTGGCGGGAACGGGTTCGGGTTCGGGCCCGACCGTGTCGGTCCCGGGCGCGATGGCCCTGCTCGACCTGATCGAACCCACCGGGGCCGATCCCCTGCTCACCACACGGGCGGGACGGGCGGTGCTGCTGGTCGCACCGGCCGACGCCGCGCAGGTGACCGCCGTGCTGGGCGGACGCCCCTGGCGGGGCTGCGTGCTGGCACCGCGCGCGCTCACCGGCATGTCGGCCGCCTACCGCCTGGCCGACGACGCCCTGGAGACGGCGCCCCCGCACGCCTTCGGACACGAGGGCGTCCTCGGGGAGGCCGACGCGTGCGTGCTGGCGCTGCTGAACGGCGGCCCGGCCACGCCGGACGCGGTCCGGCGGGCGGCACTGGGTCCACTGCTGTCCGAGGGCAACGCCCACCTGCTGGAGACACTGCGCACCTACTTCGGGGCCGGGGCCGCGACCACGGCGGCCGACACCCTGCACGTGCACCCCCAGACCCTGCGCTACCGGCTGCGCCAGGTGCGGGAGCTGACCGGCCACGACCCGCACCGGCCCTGGCCGCGCTTCGTCCTGGAGACCGCCTGCGCCATCGCCCCCTGA
- a CDS encoding aldo/keto reductase, with product MTVPGITLSNGLRIPQLGFGVWQVRDDDVVDVVSTALETGYRSIDTAAAYGNEAGVGEAVHRSGLDRDDVFVTSKLANPDQGYDATLRALDASLQRLRMDRLDLYLIHWPLPGRDLYVPTWKALERLYAEGRVRAIGVCNFQPAHLERVMEEGGIAPMVNQVELHPLLTQADLRDFDAKHSIVTEAWSPLGQGRLLDHPTITAIAGEYERTPAQILLRWHIQLGNVVIPKSVTPERIRSNFEVFDFELAEADMDRLSGLNTNSRYGPDPDEFDGD from the coding sequence ATGACGGTTCCCGGCATCACGTTGAGTAACGGACTGCGGATACCGCAACTGGGCTTCGGTGTCTGGCAGGTGCGCGACGACGACGTGGTCGACGTCGTGTCGACCGCGTTGGAGACGGGCTACCGCAGTATCGACACCGCCGCCGCCTACGGCAACGAGGCGGGCGTCGGTGAGGCGGTGCACCGGTCGGGCCTCGACCGCGACGACGTGTTCGTCACCTCGAAGCTGGCCAACCCCGACCAGGGCTACGACGCCACGCTGCGCGCGCTGGACGCCAGCCTGCAGCGCCTGAGGATGGACCGGCTCGACCTGTACCTCATCCACTGGCCCCTTCCCGGGCGCGACCTGTACGTGCCCACCTGGAAGGCCCTGGAGCGCCTCTACGCCGAGGGGCGCGTGCGCGCCATCGGCGTGTGCAACTTCCAGCCCGCGCACCTGGAACGGGTCATGGAGGAGGGCGGCATCGCCCCGATGGTCAACCAGGTCGAACTGCACCCGCTGCTCACCCAGGCGGACCTGCGCGACTTCGACGCCAAGCACAGCATCGTCACCGAGGCCTGGAGCCCGCTGGGCCAGGGCAGGCTCCTGGACCACCCCACGATCACCGCCATCGCCGGCGAGTACGAGCGCACGCCAGCCCAGATCCTGCTCCGCTGGCACATCCAGCTCGGCAACGTGGTGATCCCCAAGTCGGTGACCCCGGAGCGGATCAGGTCCAACTTCGAGGTGTTCGACTTCGAACTCGCCGAGGCGGACATGGACCGCCTCAGCGGCCTCAACACCAACAGCCGCTACGGCCCGGACCCCGACGAGTTCGACGGCGACTGA
- a CDS encoding RidA family protein yields the protein MDRTPHKIINPLSLAEPVGYAHALVVTPGRTVHIGGQTARRPDGVVVGESVVQQFDRALANAVEALRAAGAEPGHVVNMHVYTTAMSAYRVNLGALGSVYRRHMGRYYPPMSVVGVTELLDAAALVELVCTAVVPDMRDADTLDDEAAWELVEEIDESLVTGRFGDQEPAAEHERAGS from the coding sequence GTGGACCGGACACCGCACAAGATCATCAATCCGTTGTCCCTGGCCGAGCCGGTGGGGTACGCGCACGCACTCGTGGTCACGCCCGGGCGCACCGTCCACATCGGAGGCCAGACCGCGCGCCGTCCCGACGGGGTGGTCGTCGGCGAGAGCGTCGTGCAGCAGTTCGACCGGGCGCTGGCCAACGCGGTGGAGGCGCTGCGCGCCGCCGGCGCCGAACCCGGACACGTGGTGAACATGCACGTGTACACCACCGCCATGAGCGCCTACCGCGTCAACCTCGGGGCCCTGGGATCGGTCTACCGCCGCCACATGGGCCGCTACTACCCGCCGATGTCGGTCGTGGGCGTCACCGAACTGCTCGACGCCGCCGCGCTCGTGGAACTGGTGTGCACGGCCGTGGTCCCGGACATGCGCGACGCCGACACCCTCGACGACGAGGCGGCCTGGGAACTGGTCGAGGAGATCGACGAGTCCCTGGTCACCGGACGGTTCGGCGACCAGGAGCCCGCCGCCGAGCACGAGAGGGCCGGTTCCTAG
- a CDS encoding sulfotransferase, translating to MKQPSYILVVNGTKVQRPVFVLGAPHSGVPVIAQALSRAPGFHLGAGASAVLNTVYAVARRPSLATEKVSATATLLREAYAEAWQLTPLTCPQCPGPWARVPANTSSEPCEHSERVSRYGDASPDLLYCAPALHSAFPDALFVQIIRDGRDVVTAMMEDERSLAWLKPSFMKVDHEFPNHFFGLEDESDLSAFSEGSTPAKCAMRWRGAVRMSARLRQEIGPERLLTLRYEDVHGGEVDTAERLREFTGARVSATELLTDRSWGIGAWRERLTRDQHGDVHGVASVELSRLGYA from the coding sequence ATGAAGCAGCCCTCCTACATCCTCGTGGTCAACGGGACCAAGGTCCAGCGACCGGTCTTCGTCCTGGGCGCGCCCCACTCCGGCGTACCGGTGATCGCCCAGGCCCTGTCCCGTGCCCCCGGCTTCCACCTCGGCGCGGGGGCCTCCGCGGTGCTCAACACCGTGTACGCCGTGGCCAGACGCCCCTCACTCGCCACCGAGAAGGTGTCGGCGACGGCGACTCTGCTGCGCGAGGCCTACGCCGAGGCCTGGCAGCTCACCCCGCTGACCTGCCCGCAGTGCCCAGGGCCGTGGGCCCGCGTACCCGCCAACACGTCCTCCGAGCCGTGCGAGCACAGCGAACGGGTGAGCCGGTACGGGGACGCCAGCCCCGACCTGCTCTACTGCGCCCCGGCCCTGCACTCGGCCTTCCCCGACGCGCTGTTCGTGCAGATCATCCGGGACGGCCGCGACGTCGTCACGGCGATGATGGAGGACGAGCGCTCGCTCGCCTGGCTCAAGCCGAGCTTCATGAAGGTCGACCACGAGTTCCCCAACCACTTCTTCGGCCTGGAGGACGAGTCGGACCTCTCGGCGTTCTCCGAGGGCTCCACACCCGCCAAGTGCGCGATGCGCTGGCGCGGCGCGGTGCGGATGTCGGCGCGCCTGCGCCAGGAGATCGGCCCGGAGCGGCTGCTGACGCTGCGCTACGAGGACGTGCACGGCGGCGAGGTCGACACGGCCGAGCGCCTGCGCGAGTTCACCGGGGCGCGGGTGTCGGCGACCGAACTGCTGACGGACCGGTCCTGGGGCATCGGCGCGTGGCGCGAGCGGCTGACCCGCGACCAGCACGGCGACGTCCACGGCGTGGCCTCGGTGGAGCTGTCGAGGCTCGGCTACGCCTGA
- a CDS encoding Sir2 family NAD-dependent protein deacetylase: protein MASITTDSTPFADPEGFERAAELMSSAGRITVLTGAGVSTDSGIPDFRGPQGVWTKDPSAEAMADFDTYMGDVTVRRQVWLSRRAHQAWSAEPNAAHRALADLAGTGRLRALITQNIDGLHQRGGTPEDEVVEVHGTMLWVRCMRCSLRTPAEEVLARLDEESDPKCRRCGGIQKSDTISFGQRLDPEVIERAAQAARECDVFVAVGTSLSVHPVAGLCDVAMMARADLVVINAEPTPYDDFASAVLRDPIGDVVPALVERVRSRAGA from the coding sequence ATGGCCTCGATCACCACCGACTCCACGCCGTTCGCCGATCCCGAGGGCTTCGAGCGGGCCGCCGAACTGATGTCCTCCGCCGGCCGCATCACCGTGCTCACCGGAGCGGGCGTGTCCACCGACTCTGGCATCCCCGACTTTCGCGGCCCCCAGGGCGTGTGGACCAAGGACCCCAGTGCCGAGGCGATGGCCGACTTCGACACCTACATGGGTGACGTGACCGTCCGTCGCCAGGTGTGGCTGTCGCGCCGGGCCCACCAGGCGTGGAGCGCCGAGCCCAACGCCGCCCACCGGGCCCTGGCGGACCTGGCCGGCACGGGGCGGCTCCGCGCGCTCATCACCCAGAACATCGACGGACTGCACCAGCGCGGCGGGACGCCCGAGGACGAGGTCGTCGAGGTGCACGGCACGATGCTGTGGGTGCGGTGCATGCGCTGCTCCCTGCGCACCCCGGCCGAGGAGGTCCTCGCCCGGCTGGACGAGGAGTCCGACCCCAAGTGCCGGCGCTGCGGCGGCATCCAGAAGTCGGACACCATCTCCTTCGGCCAGCGGCTCGACCCCGAGGTCATCGAGCGGGCCGCGCAGGCCGCCCGCGAGTGCGACGTGTTCGTGGCCGTGGGCACGTCGCTGTCGGTGCACCCGGTGGCGGGGCTGTGCGACGTGGCGATGATGGCGCGGGCCGACCTGGTCGTGATCAACGCCGAGCCGACCCCCTACGACGACTTCGCCAGCGCGGTACTGCGCGACCCCATCGGCGACGTCGTCCCGGCCCTGGTCGAACGGGTCAGGTCCCGGGCCGGCGCGTGA